In Gossypium hirsutum isolate 1008001.06 chromosome A10, Gossypium_hirsutum_v2.1, whole genome shotgun sequence, the DNA window CAAAGCTGAAAAACAAGCACTATGAACAACTCTACTAGTTAAACCAATCCAACCTTCCTCCTTCAAAATCTGCTTCACCAAAGCATTAACCCCACTATACATAACAGCAGCAACTTTATTACCACCATGAACTTGAGTCATCAACCTTGTTTTCACAACATCAAGAGGAGTTGTCAAAGAAGCTGAAATTGCACCACAACAAACACTTTGAATTGGTTCCAAATTAGTCTGTTTTGTTTTTCTCAAAACAGCAGCTTTTAAATATTCAAAAGAAGAATAACTAAATACCCCAGCAGGTAAATTCCTTAACAAAGTAGCTGAATAACCAGCATAAAGACCCAAAATCCCAtcttttactaaaattttcaacAAGACTTGCCATGATCTTCCTTTAGCACCAGCTTGCATTCTTTGAGTAATTAACTCTTTAGGTACCAATAGCTGATGAAATAATATTTCCCATAGCAACAGTAGTTGGTGGAATAAGTAAAGTTGGATAATCCTCTAATTTGGATAAAAATGACTTACCAAATTCACATGTACCAAAATAAACAGCTGATGAAGCTGTTGAACCTATAATaacatttacaaaaatattagaggctaaatttgttaaatcgtGACCAAATTTATAGAAGATGTAAATTatgaaaactaaatttattattataccaattatatttatgtaaaattgatgaaaaatattaacattgtgATTTTTTATCTTTAGTTGTTTACTTTTAAAATCGACAGGACTTAAATTGTTCCGATATTTTTTAGAACCAATTTGCTCAATATCGAAAGTGAAAGAGACTGAAAAGATCTTTTTACCAATGGATGATCAAAACGATGTTGAACACCAACCCACGATGTCGTTTACCTATGGTTCACGTCACCATAATAGGGTTTGTACAGCCCTAACTTTCAAGTCTGTATCAAGATTTTGTATGAACATTTATAATGTACATTTGGTAAAAATCTTACATTTTAATAACAGGGATTAATTGCCTTCACACATGTTCTTGGACGTGATCGGGGAATGTATTGTCCAAACCTCCACAAAGACCACGAATCACCAGCAACAATGACCAGGGCAACCTTTTTGACTGGCCTAACATTTGTGAGAGGAATATCAATGTCTTCACTCCGGAGTGGTTCGTTGATGTCGTAAAGAACTTCCATTAGAGAGACTCGGAGAAAGGTCTGTTGTTGATCACAGCTTCTTGAGCTCTCCTGACTTTAGCAGCAGCAGCAACAAGCTTTATGGCTTAGGTAATCTTCAGCATGTTCTTTACCGAATCGATACGATCTCTAAGGTGTCTGAAAGAGATGGTTTTCAGGACACCCACATTGTTAGATTAGAGAGCAAGACATGGTGACCAATGGATTCTGGAAGCATACAAGAAGATACTAATTACTCAATAACTCTACAAAGTGAAAGAGAATGGGCATTTTCCTTTTATATGCCAGACTAATaaatacaaaacaaaaattttgggaATTTGATCTTCCAATGCCATTGCAAAATTACTTACAACTTACAGCAAGAGTGAAGGCAGTGGAGATACAAAATCTCTGCTGGGGGCTCTCTTTTCAGCCACGGAAGCAAGCATACAAAAACAAAATCTCGGCTGGGGGAATATAAGCAACTCAATCACCATTACCAGCAATAAATCTGTCACTTTAACTAACCACTGTCTTTCGCATCTTTTTTTGAGTTCCCTAAACTTGTACCaacatttgttattttatttgccCGACATGTACGTTTTCTTGGTTTCCTCGATGTTGGAGCTGATAGAGGACCCAAGCTGAGTTGTTCTGCCATATCTACAGCATGCTCCTGTAGTGTAACTTTTCTTGTGCTTGGTGTTGCCTGCTTTGAAGGTCTGGTGGTACGATGTGAAGCCGAAGTTTTAGTAGGAGTGCATTTGCTGATTGTACTCGCTTCATTCTTAGGTTTTGCACGTGAAGTACGTCCTGATGCAGATGCATCTAAGCTCAACCAGGAACTGCTTTTATCCTTCTTTGGACATGTGGAACCCGTCTTCAAGAAAGAAGGGCTTCTGCTTTCAGGATCACAAACATTGTTCTGTGACTTGTTGCCATGGATGCTTAATTCCCATTGTTGATCATTACAATCTTCATCCATCACAATTTCTCGTGTCACGGAACCTTGGGCATCCTACAGAAAGCAATGAAGTAGGAATTGAGAAACAACATACAGGCAAACTGGTAACAAAATACCAAGGAACAAGGGATACAGAGAAGAACAAACGACGGCAGAAGGATATTCTTTTTGGGTTTCcgaaaagtaaaaacatagatAAGTTATTACACTTAAATACCTACGCAATTATGTTCTTAATTCAGAAACATTTGAATATAACATGAAGAAAGAGGAGAGACACCTTATCTTGCATCTCCGATACTTGTTCGCAGCCTGAATCTCCTTCTCCTTCAGAATCAGCCATTTCTTCGCACTCAAACTCCACATGTTCTTCAACATCTTCATCTGAGTCACTTAACTCTTCCTGTTCCATCACAATCTCAGGATGAGACTGGTCACTTCCATCGTCAATGTATCTGCCAATGACTTTGCTTGATATGGTAGATGCACAGCCACCAGAAACAAACTTGTTGCCTGATGAATGGAAAGTGTCCTGTGTTTCTGTTGCATTATGAGAATTTTGTAACCTAACTGATGAGTTTGTAGGATGTGCAGTCACACCCCTACATAATGCAGCATTTTCTTTCGCAGATGAAGAACTAAGATGGATCTCCAAGTCTAGTTCGTTAGCTTTCTCATTTGGACTAGAAGGCCTAGATCTAGCAGCAAATGGGCTGTAATGGACCACTGGCCTCATCTGGACAGCATTGGAAGGATTAGGTGCAGCAGATTTGCCATCCAAACCAACAGATGGAGATGCAATAGAGCCCGAAGTAATTAGTTCACTATTTGTTTCATCGGTTCTTTGCAAGAGCGGGTGGAAATCAATGCCATAGGATCCTGAAACAGATTCCTTCATTTTCTTAGCTTGCTGTGGATTGTAAAAGAGACTTAGGTTTAGTTGGGGCTGGTTCCCGGAAAACAAACTGAAAGAACTGGATGCACCAGCTCCACAATTCAGTGGATAATATGGAACTTGTCCATCTTCAGGGGCCTGGAACAGCAACGGATGCATCTGAAGATCAGTACGAGTACTTTCTTTTGCAACACTTTTGTCCTTGACAACCCCAGATTCTTCTGAGTTAGAATTTGTGACATTATCTCCCATTGGATTGCTTTTATCACTTTTATTCACCAATGGCTTAGTAAAACCTGAAAATGGAGAAACTGTATTTACTATTCCAGCATCAACAACGCAATTTCCAGTTGCAGAAACCTTGGTGTATGCTCCACATTGATTGAATTTCAGAGCTGATTCTGAGATTACACGAACAGATGGTGGTAGATTTACTGGGGGCAAGTCTGGTGCCAATTTCACTACCCGTAGATTGTTGGATTTACGAGATCGATATGGCCGTAAATATATTTGAGGTTTAGAGGTATTGAATATCATATTAGGAACAGAGTGTTTTGGCTGCAATGCATTAGATGCACAATGAGAAAAGGTGTAAGGCGGCTGAGAATGGTTCAACACATGTGCAGATCCCAGATTATGGCCACTCAAGGGCCGAGTGACTGCAGACATATAGCTATTTGACTGTTCTCTGACATTTGCACCCTCTTCTGTAAGCATATCATTAGGTGGGTTCTTGTCTCCAATGATCGAGCAAGGATGTTCAGGTGAAAAGAGCTTGGAAATACCCGGCCTCCAATCAGCTAAAAATCCCTCATGAACATAAGACTCCTCTGCATTATCCATGTCATCATCTCCACTGCAATTCTCTACACCAGTATATTGACAGTCCTACAGTCAAGAGAAGTAAGTTCAATAATCATCTTATAAAAGAACCCTCACGCAAGCATCATCttataaagtaaataaatgaactaCGAACAAGAACATTACATGAACATATATGGCAAAATGCAGGTGGatttttaattacaattttcTGAACATTTTAGAATCTTTGCTTTATGGTCTGAAAGTGTTATCCCACTCTGCAATGTAATACAATTAATTGGATGATTCAAGATCAAGCTTTAGCCAAGCAATAAAGAGATCAGCTATTTTGAAGCTCAATAGTAATAGACATCAATGCTTTGATACAACTATTTAGAGAACATTTAGATTTTCTAACAGTCTTTCATATATCAGAGTAAACAATCATGCTTCGAAGATCATACATGGTACACGGAATAACAGGTGAAAATGTGAAGAAATGGGAATACATGTTTCCAACTTCAGGTTAGTAACAAACCTCTTTATCAGATGCATGTTGCCAATTAGTCGAATTGGTAGCTTTACGCTTTCGTCTTTCAGATTCATAGAGTCGCCGCTTCTCTTTTTTGGCTGCATCTTGTTTATATGACTTCTGAGTTCCAAGGGCTATGCGCCACTGCCGGGGAAGCAAGGATGGATCCCTGTGTGGGACTATAAATTTCCAGACAGACATCCAGTCAAGTTTAAATGCTTTAAGCCCCTGCGAATGTTGAAGACATGCTTCAAGTTACAAGATTATAATCAAACGAACCAGACATAAGCAGTACACAATCATTACCTCCTGAATACCTTGTATCTCTTCTGCATTCAAAGGAGAGTTTTTCATTCTCCGGACTGCCTGAACAAAGCACCAAAATATTTCTTATATATcctcccaaataaaagtaaagagGTCAGTAATCCAGTAACTATAATGCAAAGTTAACTCCTATGATGTAACTTTTTAAGAAGAAAATTTCAATCAAAAGACCACCTCTTTCAGTGCAATATAACCTAATAATCATATTAGACATTCCAAAATTATAAAGCTCTTTTAGCCATCGAACAAAGCAAGACGCTTTATGGAGCAAAAAAAGATGACCTggattttaataaaatatgaaaattaaaatatttaggaACCATGGTGCTTAGTTTGAATATAAGCAAgcagataaagaaaaagaaaaagatgagaagtatcataattaactaataatattcaCTGACGAACTAGAAGATAAAACCTAACTCAAACACATATCGAAAGGCAAATATGTTCATCTCTGATTAGTGTAAGATCGGTTGATACCTTTATGGGATTTTCTGGCGCCTTGGATGAGCATCGATTTTTTTGCCTAACAAAAATCTGAAGGAAGTAAATGCATAAAATGAAATAAGAACTTAAGTATTTAATAAGCAAGAATACTTAGATAGTGTTACAACTAAAGATGAGGATATAAGTTACCTGATGCTTAGATTTGCAAGGAAGAAAACGTTGCTGAATTGCTTTCCAATCTGAATTATATTCCATTAAGCCCAATGCCAGTAAtctacataaaattttcaattataagAAACATGTACCTTCACAAGATTTGTTTCTCATAGTTTAAATAAATGAAACTTCACATGATCGTGTATGCTTAACAATGAGTCAAGACAATCAAACAAAAAAAGAACAGGAAAGCATGCAACTCACTCA includes these proteins:
- the LOC107925200 gene encoding uncharacterized protein, encoding MSSCENVQTSEVGSQDHQNDAPVVSVGCLRPDDGVEEEAEEEVEDGEDEEEDVDFNPFLKETPSLEASSSLSSEIEGLDGDTVDSRENVNVTPDVNSSKINTMLQNSGVGDSEHCDEEIVMQSTSSHELQNKVPQKNYKREAGSSSQLEREKESQFSNVKNNMVGDLSNATHSQKIIMHLIDDEDDAICRRTRARYSLASFTLDELEAFLQETDDEDDVQNVDDEEEYRKFLAAVLQGGDGDHQSTQENENVDDEDEDTDADFEVELEEALESDYDEPTLEKTQAEENQGAGRRPETRQNRRQKASAQYERKLLEQTKRPLRPLLPILPNEQVTPIPTLNGKTWMPEIYKNCVASAAVDGFINGFTPYQIGQLHCLIHEHVQLLIQIFSLCVLDHSRQHIASQIQGLILEMLQKRDEAIAYKRKPYPDSCFKPPYVSSSVPNEVPLLCPTKNTPETSTSNANGVCFSPNTQLPDAQNISSPGRRYEHSDVQLYSFWVPSLSSPVLSILDVAPFNLVGRYMDDVYSAVQEHRQRHLESSTTQYEKAPLLPLPCSSSMMEANNETSRSSASPVGCLGPSSVCQPPAKKTLAATLVEKTKKQSVALVPKEIAKLAQRFFPLFNPALFPHKPPPVAVANRVLFTDAEDELLALGLMEYNSDWKAIQQRFLPCKSKHQIFVRQKNRCSSKAPENPIKAVRRMKNSPLNAEEIQGIQEGLKAFKLDWMSVWKFIVPHRDPSLLPRQWRIALGTQKSYKQDAAKKEKRRLYESERRKRKATNSTNWQHASDKEDCQYTGVENCSGDDDMDNAEESYVHEGFLADWRPGISKLFSPEHPCSIIGDKNPPNDMLTEEGANVREQSNSYMSAVTRPLSGHNLGSAHVLNHSQPPYTFSHCASNALQPKHSVPNMIFNTSKPQIYLRPYRSRKSNNLRVVKLAPDLPPVNLPPSVRVISESALKFNQCGAYTKVSATGNCVVDAGIVNTVSPFSGFTKPLVNKSDKSNPMGDNVTNSNSEESGVVKDKSVAKESTRTDLQMHPLLFQAPEDGQVPYYPLNCGAGASSSFSLFSGNQPQLNLSLFYNPQQAKKMKESVSGSYGIDFHPLLQRTDETNSELITSGSIASPSVGLDGKSAAPNPSNAVQMRPVVHYSPFAARSRPSSPNEKANELDLEIHLSSSSAKENAALCRGVTAHPTNSSVRLQNSHNATETQDTFHSSGNKFVSGGCASTISSKVIGRYIDDGSDQSHPEIVMEQEELSDSDEDVEEHVEFECEEMADSEGEGDSGCEQVSEMQDKDAQGSVTREIVMDEDCNDQQWELSIHGNKSQNNVCDPESRSPSFLKTGSTCPKKDKSSSWLSLDASASGRTSRAKPKNEASTISKCTPTKTSASHRTTRPSKQATPSTRKVTLQEHAVDMAEQLSLGPLSAPTSRKPRKRTCRANKITNVGTSLGNSKKDAKDSG
- the LOC107925126 gene encoding protein MITOFERRINLIKE 1, chloroplastic-like; its protein translation is MQAGAKGRSWQVLLKILVKDGILGLYAGYSATLLRNLPAGVFSYSSFEYLKAAVLRKTKQTNLEPIQSVCCGAISASLTTPLDVVKTRLMTQVHGGNKVAAVMYSGVNALVKQILKEEGWIGLTSRVVHSACFSALSYSASETARLAILHPYLKNKELSKISVAPARVTISW